In Salvelinus sp. IW2-2015 unplaced genomic scaffold, ASM291031v2 Un_scaffold13317, whole genome shotgun sequence, the genomic window CTTCTTCTTCTGGACGATCTCCGTCTCCTACTGGGACTGTCTTCTTACCCCCTCCTATCATGTGGAACAGTCTGTAAGTCATTCATCACATaacctagctctggtccagggcattaTGTGCGGCTTGCTGAAGGAAGGCTCAGTGTCTGCAAGCTGTActtaacgccctggaccagagctacacATTACCCACCTCTGGCCATCATGGACAGTCAACtcatcacattcacataagtcaCAGTTGAGTGAGTTGTGTGATTAAAGGCAGTTTAATTGATCAGAAGTTTAATTATTATTGTAATATTGTWGTAAATTGTCTGAGTTCACTTCCTAAATAATGTGTTGACATTCCTTTGCTCCCAGATACAAGCAGGCAGAGATGGAGGTTCAGTTCctgagggaagagaagaagaccTGTACAGAGAAGGAAGCCCACATGCTTGAGTTGAGGGGGAAGGATCGAACCATCCGAAATCAGAAGAAGGAGATGGACAGACTTCAAGTGTGCCTCTgggaggaggaaaagaagaagaggaaTGGTGGAACGGAGAAGGACGAGATGATTGAACAACTACAGTCTGAGACAGACCATCTCAGAGCCCTTTTGAACgatgaaaggaggagaagaagagtagAAAGGGGTATTATGAAAGAGTGGAAGGCTGAGATCCTGAgactgagggaggcagagagccaAAGGGACgcagagagccagagggaggcagagagccagagggaagcagagagacagagggaagcagagagaaagagagaagcagagagacagagggaggcagagagacagagggaagcagagagagccaCAGAATGGGAGGTGAACCAGAGAAAAATGCAGGAGATCAACAGACTAAAACAACTGCTGGAGCTCCTGATGGTGGACCTACAACTGGCCCACGTAAGACATGTCATTGTTATTATTAAAAGGCAGTGTATATTCACCCGGCTGAAAATGAATGGCGGCGGGAAGCTGTATGCTAACCCAATGTTAACTTTTATGCCTTTCCTAAacgttaacccttaccttaacctcaCTGAAACTATACCTAACCTTTACCATAACCCAACCCTAGGTCCTAAACCTAACCTTCATTTATCTCAACCCCTACGCCTTTCTTCTGCCGGTTGAATATCCACTTCCTTATTAACGtcattactgttgttgttgttgataactGTATCTGTGCAGGTTGTACATAAT contains:
- the LOC139027389 gene encoding RNA-binding protein 25-like encodes the protein YKQAEMEVQFLREEKKTCTEKEAHMLELRGKDRTIRNQKKEMDRLQVCLWEEEKKKRNGGTEKDEMIEQLQSETDHLRALLNDERRRRRVERGIMKEWKAEILRLREAESQRDAESQREAESQREAERQREAERKREAERQREAERQREAERATEWEVNQRKMQEINRLKQLLELLMVDLQLAH